GCTTAATCTCAAAATTAAGACTTAAGTATATCATTAGTACTTTATATCAAGCAGTTATCTTTAAGAATGAGTGAAAAAGgacaatttactttttaaaagggtGTCCTCTATATGCGGCATACATATAAAATACTCTAACATCCTGaaattttttcaaagctttttgagaaacacacacaaataatTCAGATTTAGTCAATTTTATTTACAGTTcgttttttttacatttcagagCATTACACAATTACATATTCTCATTTTCTGACCTGCAAACAGATACCTTAAacggaaatattaaaaaaaaaagttagatacaTCCAAAAATGCAACAATTACACATCTGACAATTCACAAAGTGTAATTTACTAGGACGTATCCTAAGAATTTAGGAACAACCAGTCAGGAGAAAATCTGACCAATTTAAGCAATCAATTATTTACACATTCAAAACAAAGCCTCTCTTAATCTAAACCTCCAGGCAAATGGCCTGAAAGATTTCTTCAGGAAGAAAGACCAGAAGTTATGATTCACACCTATGCAGCATTAACAGCCCTTGATCCCAAACACTGAGCAACTTCTCAGCTTTGTCTTAGAGCTACAGGCATCCCTCTCAACTTCTCAGACCCTGAAGTGTTATGTTTGTGCCCCCATGTGCATAGAAAGGCTGAGTGTTTAAGAAGTGGTCACTAAGATAAAAACCCCATTTAATCTGGTCTTTAAATTACacaaatttttcttccttaaaaattttAGTCAAGTCTAATGGCATTTAAACTGGCTCATGTGGACTGGGACTTGCTGTCTTAAGATGTTTACACACGCTTTGGACCCACTTGCACTGGCCAGACTAAATACATTAGAAACCATTTCAAATAACATTTAAAGACCATTTAGACAAGGCTTACATTTCTATACTTCCCTGAtgggctaggaaaaaaaaaaaaaaagaaagaaaaaaaaaggaaaaaaaaagtcacagctaCTACTTTCATCCCTTGTGTTAACCCTTTGCCACATAGCAACTAGGTACATACTGGGTAGAAACTACTAAAAAATTCCCTGCAAATAAGCTGCCTTTCAGCTGAGGCTATGGCTCCTATGCATTGGGTATTTgaggagttaaaaaaacaaaacaaaaaaaaactgacttgaaaaatactgaaattcttACTTTAGGCTAATAATGATTGCATGTTCAATCTGTTTAACTTTCAAGAAACCGCTACAAATGGAACAATTTTAGTATAAAAAGAGCAGTCAACCGAGTGCAACTTCTGACTTGGTAAGTCCTTCATGGTAGTTCTCTAACTAGGCTATGAATTTTGTGGAGCCTTCAGATTTCTTGCCTACCTTACTTTCCATGTTCACGTTTCAAACTGTGTCAGCAGGGCCCGAACTTCGGGAGTGAGCTGCTTAGCAGCCTTAGCTGCCTCTGTGATGGCCTTGCGGTAAAGGCCCTTTCTCTTCTTATTAAAGCGCGACTGGAAGTTTTCTAAAAAGGGGGATAGTTGTGAAAGAGCAAGAAGAGATGTTGTTGGGGACCCAAACCACGATATACAAGCCTCCTGTCGAACTAAAAGGCCATTATCTTTCCGGGTCACAGTTATGGTAAGAATACGGGCTGGCCACCAAGGGAAGCCATAAATCTTGGCCCAAACAATGTCCCCTACACATATGGTCCTGCCATCTGGTGTGACACATTTAGAGACTTTTTTGGAAAAGACTTCCATTTTCAAGGAATTACtgagctttttctcttcctttgaggaggaggaggaggaagaaggtgcATGCATGCTGCCTGGAGGAAAATCAAAGCTTTCAGTAGAGCTACACTCAGAGTTGGTAGATTTCAAATCATCTGTGCTATCACTACTACAAACTGATGCACTGGAAGAGTCAGATTTCTTTTGATTAAGGGTCATGTAAACCGTTATATTGCTTTTGCTGCCTCTCTTGCCCAATGTCTGGTGTTCATCCTGATCAACAGTTACATGCACTTCACGTGTGTCCTGAACCTCACTGCTGGCCTCTTCAGGGCCTTTTGAGGGGCTCTGATTTTCTGAAGGGGCCTCACCTGCTGAGCGGGTGGAGGAGCAGCGAGACTGGGGCTTAGTTGCCATCTTGCCACTCCGTATTTTCTCAAGTCCTGTCTTGAGAGAAGAGTCATTTTCTTCATTCCGATATCTTTGTGGCTTTAAACGCAATCGGGGTGGGAGGGAACCTGAGCTGGTGTTCTGAAGACGCCGTGTGAAGTGGACCTTTGAATGTGCATTTTTGGAAGAGGAGGTTGCACTCTGCTTCTTTTGTGCCTTTTCTTTGGCCATTTTCAAGACTTCCCGAGCTTTTGCATGATCCATGTTTTTGCTCTGGAgaactttttttgtatttaactgCGCTTTTGAAGTATTTGCTTGTGCAGAAACTTTAACTACTCTGCTTCTGCTGTGGGCAATGTTTGAAACCTTGACCACAGCATTCCTTTTCTGGCTTTCATTTTGGCTTTTTCCATCCACTTTATGGTCAGTCTTAAGTTTTTTATTCACAGTAGTCACACTCTCATTTCTTCGTTTTTTGTTATCCTCATATTTGGAAGAGTCACTTGCATTGCCaccttttttaatttcctttttttctgcaacaACACTGTTTTTGCACTTGTCGCATAAGACCTGCCTCGGTCGTAGCTTGATAGCATTCATAATAGAAGTAGGTTCCTCCCTGTACATTTTACGCTTGGGCCGCTTAATTTTCCGGGGCGGAGGTTGAGGTATTGACTGGTTATAGGTGTCCCTGATAAACAAAGGGGGAGGATATGGCGCTCCCTCGTGAAAGAGAGGAGGTGGTTTAGAAGTCCATAGGCTTTTAGCTAAGCTAGGTTCTGATGGCTGCGTGGGAGAAGAGTCATCAGGGACTGCAGCATTAGATTCACACTTCACTTGTGCCTCATCTTGGAATGGTTTACTTTGGAGCTGCATGGCTTCAGGTTTATCCTTGTATTCCCTTTTAGGAAATATGGTCACAGGGATTCCATGGGGTCCAAaccttaaagagaaaaagaaagaacattttaaagctttGGAGGGATCTTTTGCAAAGTTTGAAAAGCTGTCCACATTATGTAACTACCACGTGAGAGACATGGGTGCTGAGCAAATTTGAAGCATCATATCTGGCCCTATTTTAAGTTTTCAAAAAGCAGGATACCAAAACCAAGACAACAGAGAACATGAAATACACGACTTCATTTGTATCAAGTTCTGTTGCATCAAGCATACATAATTATAGTAAAGAAGCCTTGAACATATTACAAAAAAATTGTCTAGAGACTGCATGAAAAAATTCcctgttttcagaaaatacttaaaaacaCACAAACTATACACTCAGCAAGACATCCCCTCAACTCCAAATGTGCACAAGATTAACTTCCATATTAAGTCAATTTAAATGAAGAAGGCATCTTCATCATTTTACATATTTCTTCAATTTTTGTCACAGCACAAAACACTGCAGTTGTTCTAGATTTAATTATTGCAAACAGACACGGAATAAATACTAGCATTTAAGAGATATTGCTGTCATTCTTCATAGATAAGAAACATTCATGAAAGACTAGCAGTTGATCTGATGCATTACAGCTTACACTAACAGTCTAGCAACGTTTATGATTGTTCCAGCAAGAATATCCTTACCATTTAATTCATCATAAAATCATTTTCCCTGCTGTTCTGCAAGCAGATAATACCTTAAACTACTGCCTACTTTTCTCCAGAAAGCTCTAGGCGTTTCAAGATCTGTACTGCTCCGTTTGAGACACATACAGGATTTTTAACCACCCTGACTAGTTTTAAGAGGGTAGAATGAAAAATCCCTCTAAGACTTGAGCATTATTTCAACTTTCCTGTACTAACGGAAGTAGTATGTTGCTCATCCAGGAAACCAGTGGTTCTTGCAAAGTTTTACGCAGAGGGAAACAGGGCTTCCCTTCTTCATAGAGGAAATCAAACAATAAATACACTCATTTTTCAACAACATTATTTTTCAGTCCCTAGAACAGGGAAGGAGGGAATATAAAAGACAGTTTAGCTTTTCTTCTGCCCTACAGTAGTACTGACCATTTGACATTACACAGAGCTTTAACTATACCATTCAGCATTCTTGAGCTTTGTCCGAGTCCAGCTCTGATACACAGAACAGTGTTTGGCTTATATTAGGCGATATTATGATCAGTTTGAGCTTAACGCAGCAAAAACACAATAGACAAATACCAACCCAACCACTTTGAGTCACTGAGCAGCATTTGCATTGTAGGTACTCATATCCCACCTGACGTGAGAGTGGCATAATTATCAAAGACTTGTCTTCAGGTTAACGCTAGCTCATTTGGCACTGCAGCTGCTTAACTGCAACATTCTCTTAACTGattaaactgaaatttatttaCAATCTATGGTTGCCTCTTAACTAAACATAAATGCTGAATTCTTATCTATTTTCCCTAACATTTTTTACAGGAAACAGGTGGCTTATACAAGTGTCTAGATGTtcacttttatttcttgaaaatttattttgaaacaggTCATCCTATGTGCTAGCAGACTCTTCATACTGTCGCCAACAAGTCTTAACAGGTATGCAGAAGCACAAATAAGTGAAGTCGCTGTTTACAACTTAAAGTTGTAATTGAAGTAAACAACCCATCCAAGATCAAACTATCCAGTTTGCGCTTCATAATAAGAGGGAATAATCAAGGGGCAACCCAATCTATTTCGTTTTCGCACACACACAAGGAAGCTGAACACTTGACAATTTACAGATAAGAAGTATCAACATACACCTAGATACTGTTGCACTCCTAACTTTGAACTCCGGAGACAGACACAGGAGAGCCCATAAACAGTTTAAGCACTATTCTGGCCTTTCAGGTGGCCCGATGTGTGCTCCTTACGACAACATATTCTGTCATCCCAGAATAATTCATTTCACTCTAGCTATTCCTCAGTCAAGCACACTATTCGTTTATGAAGTGCAGTCTACTGGACTACTGAAAGCGACAACGAATTACAAACGTTTAGCAGATGCAAGCATTTTTCCAGGCTTCTGAAAAAACAGCAAGTCTGGCATTAATTCAGAGAGAATCATAATTGTAAGTTTTAAAATTGCCTAAAGTCCCAAAGGTCCACCAAGtgtaaaaaaagtttcttttccatAAACACTTTCCCTTTCATTAACTATTCTGAATAAGTAATTCAGTTCCAtgtaagattttaaaagaa
The sequence above is a segment of the Struthio camelus isolate bStrCam1 chromosome 13, bStrCam1.hap1, whole genome shotgun sequence genome. Coding sequences within it:
- the PWWP2A gene encoding PWWP domain-containing protein 2A isoform X1, producing the protein MAAMAAEAAATAAVPGDGGAGEAEPEMEPIPGSEAGADPLPAVTEAVESVVPDGEEADAGKVAPGEAEEPPPPPVQLARSPAGTREPEAEGSATEKLPSCTPEVGSPQAEHRRAPSPECEEEPQPCPPPAGHPELPEEEPQPCPPATGGSAEPEPGEEPSRPEEEEPDAADAAAVECPVPAAPAGGETEAEAPLLPGSEVRVTLDHIIEDALVVSFRLGEKLFSGVLMDLSKRFGPHGIPVTIFPKREYKDKPEAMQLQSKPFQDEAQVKCESNAAVPDDSSPTQPSEPSLAKSLWTSKPPPLFHEGAPYPPPLFIRDTYNQSIPQPPPRKIKRPKRKMYREEPTSIMNAIKLRPRQVLCDKCKNSVVAEKKEIKKGGNASDSSKYEDNKKRRNESVTTVNKKLKTDHKVDGKSQNESQKRNAVVKVSNIAHSRSRVVKVSAQANTSKAQLNTKKVLQSKNMDHAKAREVLKMAKEKAQKKQSATSSSKNAHSKVHFTRRLQNTSSGSLPPRLRLKPQRYRNEENDSSLKTGLEKIRSGKMATKPQSRCSSTRSAGEAPSENQSPSKGPEEASSEVQDTREVHVTVDQDEHQTLGKRGSKSNITVYMTLNQKKSDSSSASVCSSDSTDDLKSTNSECSSTESFDFPPGSMHAPSSSSSSSKEEKKLSNSLKMEVFSKKVSKCVTPDGRTICVGDIVWAKIYGFPWWPARILTITVTRKDNGLLVRQEACISWFGSPTTSLLALSQLSPFLENFQSRFNKKRKGLYRKAITEAAKAAKQLTPEVRALLTQFET
- the PWWP2A gene encoding PWWP domain-containing protein 2A isoform X2, whose translation is MAAMAAEAAATAAVPGDGGAGEAEPEMEPIPGSEAGADPLPAVTEAVESVVPDGEEADAGKVAPGEAEEPPPPPVQLARSPAGTREPEAEGSATEKLPSCTPEVGSPQAEHRRAPSPECEEEPQPCPPPAGHPELPEEEPQPCPPATGGSAEPEPGEEPSRPEEEEPDAADAAAVECPVPAAPAGGETEAEAPLLPGSEVRVTLDHIIEDALVVSFRLGEKLFSGVLMDLSKRFGPHGIPVTIFPKREYKDKPEAMQLQSKPFQDEAQVKCESNAAVPDDSSPTQPSEPSLAKSLWTSKPPPLFHEGAPYPPPLFIRDTYNQSIPQPPPRKIKRPKRKMYREEPTSIMNAIKLRPRQVLCDKCKNSVVAEKKEIKKGGNASDSSKYEDNKKRRNESVTTVNKKLKTDHKVDGKSQNESQKRNAVVKVSNIAHSRSRVVKVSAQANTSKAQLNTKKVLQSKNMDHAKAREVLKMAKEKAQKKQSATSSSKNAHSKVHFTRRLQNTSSGSLPPRLRLKPQRYRNEENDSSLKTGLEKIRSGKMATKPQSRCSSTRSAAQRH